The sequence AGAATATAATGACTTAGTGTACAAATAAATAGTGATATACTGAGGTTATGTAAAGTACTTTCGTCTATTAGCGAAGAGTAGCTTGGCAATACCGTCATTGCGAGCGAACGTATGTGAGTAAAGCAATCCACAAAAATGATTAAAGATTAAATGGATTGCTTCGTCGCTACTAAAGTAGCTCCTCGCAATGACGAATTATGAACGTAGCTGTCATTGCGAGACCACATAGTGGTCGAAGCAATCCATTTTGGTCACTTTTTTGGATTGCCACGTTACCGCAAAGCGGCTCCTCGCAATGACGGAATGTTGTAAGGTAGCTCCTTGCTAATAGACGATTAGGGGCGAATAAAAATAATATGAATTTAACAGGTGTTTATGGAAAATAATATATTCAAAGGAGTCATTACAGCTATGATAACTCCTTTTAAGGAAAATAAATTAGATTTTGCTTCTGTGGAAAAGATAGTGAATTATCAAATTGCTAATAAAGTTGATGGGATAGTGGTTGCTGGTTCTACTGGTGAGGGACCTAGTTTAACTTTGCAGGAATATCAGTCTTTATTACAAGCGGTTATCGAAATGACTAACAAACGTATACCAGTAATAGCTGGTTGTTCAGCCATGACTACTAGCACCGCCGTAGATATGGTACAAATATGTACAAAAATTGCCGTTGATGGATTTATGTGTAGTATTCCTTCTTATGTAAAGCCAACTCAAGAGGGAATATATTGGCATTTTGAGGCTATCCATAATGCCAGTAATTTACCAATAATGCTATATTCAGTACCTAGTAGAACTTTGGCAGACTTTTCAGATGATACGATAATTAAGCTCAGTAAACTACCGCGTATTGTAGCCCTTAAAGATGCTGGTAACGATTTAGAACGCCCATTACGAATTAGGTCTATGGTTAAAGATTTTAGCTTATTATGTGGTAATGATGAATTAGCTTTATCTTACAATGCTCATTCGGGGGTAGGGTGTGTTTCTGTTGCATCTAATATCACGCCTAGTTTGTGCAAGAAATTACAGGATAATTGTCGTGATGGTAATTATCAGGAAGCTCTGCAAATTCAGCAACAATTATTACCTATATATAAAGCATTATTTGCAGAATCCAATCCGATACCGGTAAAATATGCTGCGGCAAGATTGGGGTTATGTGCCAATGAATTAAGGCTTCCTTTAACTTCAGCTAGTGTAGCCACCGAGGAAAAAATAAATAAAGCTATGGAATATGTCGGAATATAAAAAAGTAATAGCGCAAAATAAGAAGGCATATTTCAATTACTTTATTGAAGAAAAAATTGAAGCTGGCATAATATTGACTGGTAGTGAAGTTAAATCATTGCGTCAAGGAAAAGCCAGTATAGAAGATAGTCATGCAGAAAATTCAGCAAATGAAGTGTTTTTGTATAATTGTCATATTGCGGAATATGAAAAAGCTAATAGGTTTAATCACTCGACTAGAAGGACACGTAAGTTGCTCCTTAATTCGAGTGAGATAAAAAAAATAATTGGTAAGATTCGTTTAAAGGGTTATACTCTCGTAGCTCTTACTTTATATTTTAATAAGAAAAATAAAGTAAAAGTTGAGTTAGGAATCGCAAAAGGTAAAAAATTACATGATAAAAGACAGACAATTAAAGAACAAGATTGGAAAAGGGATCAAGGGCGAATTATGCGGGTGAAGTGCTAACCATCATAAATGGATTAGATTGCTTCGTCTAAGAAAAAATTAACGAATGGTAAATTAATGACAATAACTGCTGAATACCTAATTGAAAGAAAGCAAAATAAGACGAAATTAATGCTTTGGAAGCTAGCAACAATTTTTATGTTTATAGTTTTAATTGTGGTGATGATTAAGCAATTTGATTTGACAAAATCTGAATATATAACTACTAATAGTAAATATATAGCTGCTATTTCAATAGAAGATATCATTTTTGAAGATGCAAAACGTGATACAAGATTGGAAAAAATCATTGATGATGATCAGATTAGTGCTTTAGTGGTTA comes from Candidatus Tisiphia endosymbiont of Sialis lutaria and encodes:
- the smpB gene encoding SsrA-binding protein SmpB, giving the protein MSEYKKVIAQNKKAYFNYFIEEKIEAGIILTGSEVKSLRQGKASIEDSHAENSANEVFLYNCHIAEYEKANRFNHSTRRTRKLLLNSSEIKKIIGKIRLKGYTLVALTLYFNKKNKVKVELGIAKGKKLHDKRQTIKEQDWKRDQGRIMRVKC
- the dapA gene encoding 4-hydroxy-tetrahydrodipicolinate synthase — its product is MENNIFKGVITAMITPFKENKLDFASVEKIVNYQIANKVDGIVVAGSTGEGPSLTLQEYQSLLQAVIEMTNKRIPVIAGCSAMTTSTAVDMVQICTKIAVDGFMCSIPSYVKPTQEGIYWHFEAIHNASNLPIMLYSVPSRTLADFSDDTIIKLSKLPRIVALKDAGNDLERPLRIRSMVKDFSLLCGNDELALSYNAHSGVGCVSVASNITPSLCKKLQDNCRDGNYQEALQIQQQLLPIYKALFAESNPIPVKYAAARLGLCANELRLPLTSASVATEEKINKAMEYVGI